Part of the Pseudarthrobacter sp. NBSH8 genome is shown below.
CGGGCTAACGCCGCGGCTTGCGCAGGCGTCGCGGTGACCACGGCGCCTCGCAGGGCGTGCGAAAAGGAGCGCCCGACGCCGATGCCCTGCGTTTTCAGGCGTGCCACCTCCGCGGCGACGTCCGTTTCCGCGGCGTAGCGGACCAGGTAGCGGACGCTTGCGGCGGTGCCGGCGGGGGCAGGGGCCGGCTCAACGGCCCCTGCGGGAAGGCCCGTGGCAGACAGTGTCACGGCAGAAATCAGCAGGGCGGCAGCGGGCAGCACAAAACGGAGGGTGCGCATGGTGGGGTCCTAGCGTGGCGGTCTGGATTGATGTTGGCGGCAACAAATCCCCGCCTATCACCAGATTAGGAGCCCGGCACACACCGATGCGGCGAATTGAGCCGATCCTGCGCCAACCCTTCGGCACCTGCGGAATTCTTGAGGAACCCGTCTTCCTCAGGGGCGTGATTTTTCAGTCTTCCCCGCTTCAGTCCTCCGTGGGCGTGGTCCTGTTGGAGTGGTAGGTCCGCCACGTATGTTCAGGCTCGAAGCCCAGCAGGCGCCGGGCCTTGTCGATCGAGAGCATGGTCTCGTGTTCGCCCAACTCCCTGGTCACCGTGACGTCGGGGAACACCTCCGCGGCAAGGCTGGCGCTGGAACGCGTCATCACGGTGTCCGCGTTCGCGACGATGAAAGCCTCGAATCCAGGCTGCCCGTTTTCCAGCGCACGCGCCACAGCCTGCGCGCCGTCGCGCCCGTCAATATAGCCCCAGAGGTTCCACTTGCGCAGCGCGGCGTCGGCATCGAACGACGGGAACCGTTCATAGTCCTCAGGATCCATCACGTTCGAGAACCGCAGGCCCGTAATACTCAACTCCGGATCCCAGCGCGTCAGCTGGATCGCCATCTGCTCCTCAAGGTGCTTCACCAGGGAGTACGTGCTTTCGGGCCGGGCCGGATAATCCTCATCCACCGGAATGTAAGGCGGATCGACGTCAAACGGCAGTCCCAGCACCGTCTCGCTGGAGGCATAAACCACCTTCTTGATCCCGGCCCGCCGGCACGCCTGGAAGACGTTGTACGTGGAGAGCATGTTGTTCTCGAACGTGGCGGCATCCGGAATGATGCCGGGCGCCGGAACAGCACCGAGATGGACGACCGCGTCAAACCCCGAGTGCCGGTCGTCGAGACCCAGAAACACGTCAAGGACCTCGCCATAGTTGCGCAGATCCACGATCGCCAACCCGTGGTCCCGCTCCCCCGCACGATCAAGGTTCAACACCTGGTGGCCATCGCCGGTCAGCCTGCGGACCACATGCCGCCCCAATTTTCCGCTTCCGCCGGTCACTGCAATTCTCATGGGGTTACCCGGGCGGCCAGGAACTTTTCGAGGGCGGCAATGGCACGAGTGGTGATGTCGCCCGGGTCACCGCTGCCGTCCACCGAAACCACCATTCCCCGGCCGGCGTAGACCGCCACGACCTCGTGGGTTTCGCGATTGTAGAGGTCCAGCCGGTGCCGGAACACCTCGATGGTGTCGTCCTTCCGGCCCTGTTCCTTGGCCCGCTGAA
Proteins encoded:
- a CDS encoding NAD(P)-dependent oxidoreductase; this translates as MRIAVTGGSGKLGRHVVRRLTGDGHQVLNLDRAGERDHGLAIVDLRNYGEVLDVFLGLDDRHSGFDAVVHLGAVPAPGIIPDAATFENNMLSTYNVFQACRRAGIKKVVYASSETVLGLPFDVDPPYIPVDEDYPARPESTYSLVKHLEEQMAIQLTRWDPELSITGLRFSNVMDPEDYERFPSFDADAALRKWNLWGYIDGRDGAQAVARALENGQPGFEAFIVANADTVMTRSSASLAAEVFPDVTVTRELGEHETMLSIDKARRLLGFEPEHTWRTYHSNRTTPTED